One genomic segment of Hevea brasiliensis isolate MT/VB/25A 57/8 chromosome 3, ASM3005281v1, whole genome shotgun sequence includes these proteins:
- the LOC110653730 gene encoding uncharacterized protein LOC110653730 isoform X2 — translation MDSNMQSPTPDNVETKAAFRKPSNHVANRKYRRRSPADGSSSSEGSPKSERGTSPFSSRGDPAKASERQHRRKDEREYRDSGRSQSGKDSYRHSDRYSSRNSHGYSRHDEYSRHEKRADDEERHYQGSSHSGMESRRAGHSDHTREESERGRSRDYVRNVDKYSRDRYDGSGHRSKDKERDSFSLDRQKFRDKDSSPDRAGSGRKHTLTTSEDKDRDRHRQDRDGWDEKRNYHRSSGDYKSDRRNDSGRDHDVHRYRDSYKDDQKDLNGQKEKKKHDDWDANRDKDRYEQNEDKPVFGSEKQESIAKKPRLFSSERDADYNKDGDEKQSSKQVGVDAKVIGGEAHVNNSEGANDLNAAKVAAMKAAELVNRNLVGVGFMSTEQKKKLLWGNKKSTASEESGHRWDTALFGDRERQEKFNKLMGVKGDVKVEQTDNEDGNGRLQAEKQKEVQMDLEKQYTAGLRRRDGRTVGLGL, via the exons GGAGTCCTAAGAGTGAACGTGGCACTAGTCCATTCTCTTCAAGGGGAGATCCTGCAAAAGCTTCTGAGCGTCAACATAGAAGGAAGGATGAGAGAGAATATAGGGATTCTGGTCGTAGTCAGTCTGGCAAAGATTCATATCGACATTCTGATCGATATTCCTCTAGGAATTCCCATGGTTATTCTAGGCACGATGAGTACAGCAGACATGAGAAGCGTGCAGATGATGAAGAGAGACATTACCAGGGATCATCCCATTCCGGTATGGAATCAAGGCGTGCTGGTCACTCTGATCatacaagagaagaaagtgaacgtGGTAGGTCAAGAGACTATGTGCGAAATGTAGACAAATACTCCCGTGATAGATATGATGGTTCAGGGCATAGAAGTAAGGATAAAGAGAGAGACTCATTTTCCCTAGACCGTCAGAAATTTAGGGATAAGGATTCATCTCCTGACAGAGCTGGCTCTGGTAGGAAACATACACTCACAACCTCTGAAGATAAGGATAGGGACCGGCACAGGCAGGACAGAGATGGTTGGGATGAGAAAAGGAATTATCATAGGAGTTCTGGAGACTACAAAAGTGATCGTCGAAATGATTCTGGAAGGGATCATGATGTGCATCGCTATAGAGATTCTTATAAGGATGACCAAAAGGATCTAAACGgtcaaaaggaaaagaagaaacatGATGACTGGGATGCTAACAGGGACAAGGATAGATATGAGCAGAATGAAGATAAACCtgtttttgggagtgaaaaacaagagtcTATAGCTAAAAAGCCCAGGTTATTTAGCTCTGAAAGGGATGCTGATTACAATAAAGATG GTGATGAAAAGCAATCTTCAAAGCAAGTTGGGGTTGATGCTAAAGTCATCGGAGGAGAGGCACATGTGAATAACTCGGAGGGTGCCAATGACCTAAATGCAGCAAAGGTTGCTGCAATGAAAGCTGCTGAATTAG TTAACAGGAACCTCGTTGGGGTGGGTTTTATGTCGACTGAACAGAAGAAGAAGCTGCTTTGGGGGAACAAAAAGAGCACAGCTTCAGAAGAG TCTGGACACCGGTGGGACACTGCACTGTTTGGTGATCGTGAAAGACAAGAAAAGTTCAACAAACTCATG GGTGTAAAGGGCGATGTGAAGGTAGAGCAAACCGACAACGAAGATGGCAATGGTCGTCTCCAGGCAGAGAAGCAGAAGGAAGTCCAGATGGATTTAGAGAAGCAGTACACTGCTGGTCTTCGACGAAGAGATGGCCGCACTGTTGGATTGGGTCTTTGA
- the LOC110653730 gene encoding uncharacterized protein LOC110653730 isoform X1 produces the protein MDSNMQSPTPDNVETKAAFRKPSNHVANRKYRRRSPADGSSSSEGSPKSERGTSPFSSRGDPAKASERQHRRKDEREYRDSGRSQSGKDSYRHSDRYSSRNSHGYSRHDEYSRHEKRADDEERHYQGSSHSGMESRRAGHSDHTREESERGRSRDYVRNVDKYSRDRYDGSGHRSKDKERDSFSLDRQKFRDKDSSPDRAGSGRKHTLTTSEDKDRDRHRQDRDGWDEKRNYHRSSGDYKSDRRNDSGRDHDVHRYRDSYKDDQKDLNGQKEKKKHDDWDANRDKDRYEQNEDKPVFGSEKQESIAKKPRLFSSERDADYNKDGDEKQSSKQVGVDAKVIGGEAHVNNSEGANDLNAAKVAAMKAAELVNRNLVGVGFMSTEQKKKLLWGNKKSTASEESGHRWDTALFGDRERQEKFNKLMSLRLPWYLWPIVGCKGRCEGRANRQRRWQWSSPGREAEGSPDGFREAVHCWSSTKRWPHCWIGSLSVSVRSFCTLTTILSDILLFSFARIMTLMALCSCNVGENMQFISGRIIVLQNGLFVVSEVVQ, from the exons GGAGTCCTAAGAGTGAACGTGGCACTAGTCCATTCTCTTCAAGGGGAGATCCTGCAAAAGCTTCTGAGCGTCAACATAGAAGGAAGGATGAGAGAGAATATAGGGATTCTGGTCGTAGTCAGTCTGGCAAAGATTCATATCGACATTCTGATCGATATTCCTCTAGGAATTCCCATGGTTATTCTAGGCACGATGAGTACAGCAGACATGAGAAGCGTGCAGATGATGAAGAGAGACATTACCAGGGATCATCCCATTCCGGTATGGAATCAAGGCGTGCTGGTCACTCTGATCatacaagagaagaaagtgaacgtGGTAGGTCAAGAGACTATGTGCGAAATGTAGACAAATACTCCCGTGATAGATATGATGGTTCAGGGCATAGAAGTAAGGATAAAGAGAGAGACTCATTTTCCCTAGACCGTCAGAAATTTAGGGATAAGGATTCATCTCCTGACAGAGCTGGCTCTGGTAGGAAACATACACTCACAACCTCTGAAGATAAGGATAGGGACCGGCACAGGCAGGACAGAGATGGTTGGGATGAGAAAAGGAATTATCATAGGAGTTCTGGAGACTACAAAAGTGATCGTCGAAATGATTCTGGAAGGGATCATGATGTGCATCGCTATAGAGATTCTTATAAGGATGACCAAAAGGATCTAAACGgtcaaaaggaaaagaagaaacatGATGACTGGGATGCTAACAGGGACAAGGATAGATATGAGCAGAATGAAGATAAACCtgtttttgggagtgaaaaacaagagtcTATAGCTAAAAAGCCCAGGTTATTTAGCTCTGAAAGGGATGCTGATTACAATAAAGATG GTGATGAAAAGCAATCTTCAAAGCAAGTTGGGGTTGATGCTAAAGTCATCGGAGGAGAGGCACATGTGAATAACTCGGAGGGTGCCAATGACCTAAATGCAGCAAAGGTTGCTGCAATGAAAGCTGCTGAATTAG TTAACAGGAACCTCGTTGGGGTGGGTTTTATGTCGACTGAACAGAAGAAGAAGCTGCTTTGGGGGAACAAAAAGAGCACAGCTTCAGAAGAG TCTGGACACCGGTGGGACACTGCACTGTTTGGTGATCGTGAAAGACAAGAAAAGTTCAACAAACTCATG AGTCTGAGGTTGCCTTGGTACCTATGGCCAATTGTAGGGTGTAAAGGGCGATGTGAAGGTAGAGCAAACCGACAACGAAGATGGCAATGGTCGTCTCCAGGCAGAGAAGCAGAAGGAAGTCCAGATGGATTTAGAGAAGCAGTACACTGCTGGTCTTCGACGAAGAGATGGCCGCACTGTTGGATTGGGTCTTTGAGTGTCTCTGTAAGATCATTTTGCACTCTCACAACAATACTTTCTGACATTTTGTTGTTCTCTTTTGCGAGAATCATGACTCTCATGGCTTTGTGCTCTTGTAATGTTGGAGAGAACATGCAATTTATTTCTGGACGTATCATAGTTCTGCAAAATGGTTTGTTTGTGGTCTCTGAAGTGGTTCAATGA